TCATCACCCATAGGAAACATGGATATTGGCGGTACATGGGGATCTTATTTAGGATTATTTTTCCTTGGAGGAATTTACGTAGCAATAGGAGTATTTGCTTCATCAATAAATGACAATCAGATTATCTCTTTTATTATATCATTATTTTTATGTTTTTTCTTTTATACATTAATTGATATGTTGAGAACAGTAACAAACATTAGCCCTATTGATCCAGTACTTGATTATTTAAGTATCAACACACATTATATGTCAATAAGCCGAGGAGTAATTGATACAAGGGATATTGTCTATTTTATCAGTTCAATTGGGTTTTTTATTATTCTCACAAAAATGGTTATCGAAAAAAGGAAATGGTAAGCAAAAAAAATAAAATGAATACAATTAAAAAAATAAAATCCCAGTCTTTAACCCGTTTTCTATTACTGATTGCAATTATTGTTTTTATTAATATTTTTTCTCAGTACTATTTCAAACGCTTTGACTTAACAGAAGATAACAGATATTCTTTAAGTAATTCAACAAAAGAAATTATCAAATCACTTGAGGATGTTGTTTATGTAAAAATATATCTTGAAGGTGATTTACCTGCCGGATTCCGCAAGCTCAAAGAATCAACAAAAGAAATGCTTGATGAAATGATTGCTGTTGAAAACAAAAATATTGAATACCAATTTATCAATCCTTTTGAATCGGTTAATCTCAAAGAAAAAGATGAAATTATCAGACAATTATCAATAAAAGGACTTGAAGCTGTGAATCTTGAGGTAATGGAAGATAATCGTAAAATTCAAAAAATAATTTTCCCTTCCGCTTTAATTAGTTATAGAAACCATGAACTTCCATTAAAATTATTAAAACAACAAATTGGAGTTTCATCCCAACAGCAATTACATAACTCAATTGTTGGTCTTGAATTCGGAATTATAAGTACAATTAAAAAACTAACAACTGTTGATAGAAAAAACATAGCATTCATTTCAGGGCATGGAGAGTTAAACAAAGATGAAACAATTGATATTTTTAACACATTATCACATCAGTACAATGTTAAAAGAATAAATCTTCCAAAATATAAAGTAGGGATACTTGATAAATTTGATCTTATTATTATTGCAAAACCCGACTCCACATTTTCAGAATTGGAAAAATATAAAATTGACCAATTTGTAGTAAAAGGAGGAAAAGTAATTTGGTTTGTTGACAAACTACTTGCAGAAATTGACAGCCTTGCCAGAACAGGAGTTACTTCTACATTAGATTATCCTTTGAACCTTAACGACATGTTTTTCAAATACGGTATTCGTTTCAACAACAACCTTGTGCAAGATATTAACTGTCATCTTATTCCTGTTATGACAACAAAAGGACAACCTCAACGAGATTTCCGACCTTGGACTTTTTATCCTATTGCATTTCCAACATCAGAACATCCCATTGTTAACAATCTAAATGCAATTTGGTTTCGCTTTGCAAATTCAATAGACACCATTGGTTCAAACAAAATCAAAAAAACTGTTCTTTTACAAAGTTCCGATAAATCAAAATACGTAAACCACATTGCACGAATAAGTCTTCAACAAATCAATGAGCCAATAAATCCCAACCTTTTTTACAAAGGGCCACAGACTCTTGCCGTATTAGTTGAAGGTAAATTCACTTCACTTTTTAAAAACCGAATACCAAGAAAATTATTAGAATCAGGACAATACGGAGAATTCGTTGAAAAAGACAAGGGAACAAAAATGATATTTGTTTCTGATGGAGATATTATTAGAAATCAAATTAGCAGAGTGAAAGAAGAAAAATATCCACTGGGATACGACAGGTTTGCAAATCAAACATTTGGAAATAAAAACTTTGCATTAAATGCTGTTGACTATCTTCTTGATGGCTCAGGAATTATTAATTTAAGGACTAAACAATTCAAATTGCGTATTCTTAACAAAACAAAAATCAAAGAACAGAAATTAAAATGGCAAATCATAAACCTTGTTTTACCGATAATTTTCTTAATATTTTTTGGTTTGATATACAATATTTTAAAGAAAAGAAGATATACGAAATAACAACAAAAACTAATGAGTAAAAGAACAAAGAAAAAAAATATCATAAACTTAGTTAGCCTTGCCGTAATAATAATTGCTACCGTACTGGTTTTAAAAGAAAACAATAATAAAGGAACAATTCCTGAAAACATAAGTAACTTTGCAATTGAAGATACATCAAAAATCACAAAAATATTTATTGCAGATATGCAGGGAAAATCTATAACTTTAGAAAGAATTAACAACAACTGGAAAGTAAATGGCAAATACAAAGCTAACTTAAACCGAATAAATTTAATGCTTAGCCTATTGAACAACCTTGAAGTAAAAAGCCCAACTTCCGAATCGGCAAAAGATAATGTTATTAAAGAAATGGCGACACAAGCCGAAAAAATTGAAATTTATCAAGGAACAGAAAAACCTTCAAAAGTAATTTACGTAGGCGGTTCAACTCAAAATCTTGAAGGAACATACATGGCTCTTGACCGTGGGAAAAGAAAAGAAAAGATACCATTTGTAGTACACGACCCAACTTTTAGAGGATATTTGTCAGACGGATATTTTTATACAGAAGAAAATGAATGGAGAACAAAGGAAGTTTTTACCTTTGACCCTACTCAAATTAGCAAAGTAAAAGTCAGATATCTTTTTTCA
Above is a window of Bacteroidota bacterium DNA encoding:
- the gldG gene encoding gliding motility-associated ABC transporter substrate-binding protein GldG, producing MNTIKKIKSQSLTRFLLLIAIIVFINIFSQYYFKRFDLTEDNRYSLSNSTKEIIKSLEDVVYVKIYLEGDLPAGFRKLKESTKEMLDEMIAVENKNIEYQFINPFESVNLKEKDEIIRQLSIKGLEAVNLEVMEDNRKIQKIIFPSALISYRNHELPLKLLKQQIGVSSQQQLHNSIVGLEFGIISTIKKLTTVDRKNIAFISGHGELNKDETIDIFNTLSHQYNVKRINLPKYKVGILDKFDLIIIAKPDSTFSELEKYKIDQFVVKGGKVIWFVDKLLAEIDSLARTGVTSTLDYPLNLNDMFFKYGIRFNNNLVQDINCHLIPVMTTKGQPQRDFRPWTFYPIAFPTSEHPIVNNLNAIWFRFANSIDTIGSNKIKKTVLLQSSDKSKYVNHIARISLQQINEPINPNLFYKGPQTLAVLVEGKFTSLFKNRIPRKLLESGQYGEFVEKDKGTKMIFVSDGDIIRNQISRVKEEKYPLGYDRFANQTFGNKNFALNAVDYLLDGSGIINLRTKQFKLRILNKTKIKEQKLKWQIINLVLPIIFLIFFGLIYNILKKRRYTK
- a CDS encoding DUF4340 domain-containing protein, whose translation is MSKRTKKKNIINLVSLAVIIIATVLVLKENNNKGTIPENISNFAIEDTSKITKIFIADMQGKSITLERINNNWKVNGKYKANLNRINLMLSLLNNLEVKSPTSESAKDNVIKEMATQAEKIEIYQGTEKPSKVIYVGGSTQNLEGTYMALDRGKRKEKIPFVVHDPTFRGYLSDGYFYTEENEWRTKEVFTFDPTQISKVKVRYLFSKENSFNLTIDKNNKFLFSDFNDKKCPSQEIDTKLIKKFLMGFSDLQFITIDKYIKKNVKDSILHVRPIASIYVENTKGYSQQLNIYYKPSNRKTRVEIEGGFDKERYYGIIKNRPNDIVILQTLRLNRILWKFEDFKIKK